A genomic segment from Gilvibacter sp. SZ-19 encodes:
- the gcvP gene encoding aminomethyl-transferring glycine dehydrogenase: MNTDSFALRHIGPRPSDLQSMLATIGVDSLEQLISETIPNDIRLAQKLHLDKPMSEVEFADHINALSENNQVYKSFIGLGYHRSSTPAPIQRNILENPGWYTAYTPYQAEIAQGRLEALLNFQTMVTDLTGMELANASLLDEATAAAEAMTLLFAVREREQKKAEVVKFFVSEEVLPQTRSLLETRAIPIGIELVVGDHRDFDFSSDYFGALLQYPGTSGITFDYKSFISSAHAMNIKVAVAADPLSLVLLESPGALGADVVVGTTQRFGIPLGYGGPHAAYFATREAFKRHIPGRIIGVTRDTDGNRALRMALQTREQHIKRDKATSNICTAQVLLAVMAGMYAVYHGPEGLKDIATKVHRSAATLEHYLKELGYEQLNDSYFDTIRLKADANHIKLIAEANNLNFYYPDAETVSISLNETANLDDLNTIVAIFAEANFKEAPQIERLLDKSGLATSLERTTEFLTHEVFNSYHSESELMRYIKKLERKDLSLNHSMIPLGSCTMKLNAASEMLPLSDPNWVNIHPFVPVEQALGYQLVLKKLEEQLTEITGFAGTSLQPNSGAQGEFAGLMVIRAYHHSRGDQHRDICLIPSSAHGTNPASAVMAGMKVVVTKADEHGNIDVEDLREKAIAHKDNLAALMVTYPSTHGVYESAIREITGIIHQYGGQVYMDGANMNAQVALTNPGAIGADVCHLNLHKTFAIPHGGGGPGVGPICVAEQLVPFLPGNPLIETGGTEAITPISAAPWGSALACLISYAYISMLGESGLRKSTEYAILNANYIKERLSGHYQTLYTGEQGRAAHEMIIDCRPFKEHGIEVTDIAKRLMDYGFHAPTVSFPVAGTIMIEPTESESKAELDRFCDAMISIRKEIDAASKDDANNVLKNAPHTLQMVTSDNWEFPYSRQEAAYPLEYLTDNKFWPTVRRVDDAYGDRNLICTCAPIEEFMEA, encoded by the coding sequence ATGAACACGGATTCTTTTGCGCTAAGACACATTGGTCCAAGACCGTCGGACCTGCAAAGCATGTTAGCCACCATAGGTGTTGACAGCTTGGAACAACTGATCTCTGAAACCATCCCCAACGACATTCGATTGGCTCAGAAATTACATCTGGACAAACCGATGAGCGAGGTGGAATTTGCCGATCACATCAACGCTTTATCAGAAAACAATCAGGTCTACAAAAGTTTTATTGGTCTAGGTTACCACCGCTCCTCTACTCCTGCGCCTATCCAGCGTAATATTTTAGAGAACCCAGGATGGTATACGGCCTACACCCCTTATCAGGCAGAGATCGCACAGGGGCGATTGGAAGCGCTCTTGAACTTCCAGACCATGGTTACCGACCTTACAGGAATGGAATTGGCCAACGCTTCGCTTTTGGACGAAGCCACTGCCGCGGCAGAAGCCATGACCCTACTCTTTGCAGTTCGAGAAAGAGAACAAAAGAAAGCCGAGGTTGTGAAATTCTTTGTATCAGAAGAAGTATTGCCACAAACACGCTCGCTCTTAGAAACACGAGCTATTCCAATCGGAATTGAATTGGTTGTTGGCGATCACCGCGATTTTGATTTCTCTTCGGATTACTTCGGAGCCCTATTGCAGTATCCGGGTACCAGTGGAATCACTTTCGACTATAAAAGTTTTATAAGCAGTGCTCACGCCATGAATATTAAAGTGGCTGTTGCTGCGGATCCGTTGAGTCTTGTGCTACTCGAGTCTCCAGGAGCTTTAGGAGCCGATGTTGTTGTCGGCACAACTCAGCGCTTTGGGATTCCACTCGGTTACGGCGGACCACACGCTGCTTACTTTGCAACCCGCGAAGCTTTTAAAAGACATATCCCCGGACGTATCATTGGTGTAACTCGCGATACCGATGGCAATCGCGCATTGCGAATGGCACTACAAACCAGAGAGCAGCACATTAAACGTGACAAGGCCACGTCGAACATTTGTACCGCTCAGGTACTCCTAGCCGTAATGGCTGGAATGTATGCCGTTTATCACGGGCCAGAAGGTTTGAAGGACATCGCAACCAAAGTACACCGTTCTGCGGCAACCTTGGAGCACTATCTTAAAGAATTGGGCTACGAGCAGCTCAACGACAGTTACTTTGATACCATTCGCCTGAAGGCAGATGCAAATCATATCAAACTCATTGCAGAGGCCAACAACCTCAATTTCTATTATCCGGATGCAGAAACAGTTTCTATCTCGTTGAACGAGACCGCCAATCTGGACGATCTGAACACCATTGTAGCCATCTTTGCGGAGGCCAACTTTAAGGAGGCTCCACAGATCGAGCGTTTGCTCGACAAGTCTGGCTTGGCTACATCATTGGAACGCACCACAGAATTCTTGACCCACGAGGTATTTAACAGCTACCACAGTGAGTCGGAACTGATGCGCTACATTAAAAAGCTGGAACGCAAGGACCTTTCCTTGAACCATTCTATGATCCCATTGGGGAGCTGTACCATGAAACTCAATGCAGCTTCAGAGATGCTTCCTTTGAGCGATCCAAACTGGGTAAACATTCACCCATTTGTTCCTGTGGAGCAAGCTTTGGGTTACCAATTGGTACTTAAAAAGTTAGAAGAACAACTTACGGAGATCACAGGCTTTGCTGGAACTTCGCTACAACCAAACTCTGGAGCGCAAGGAGAATTCGCAGGGCTGATGGTCATTAGAGCTTACCACCATTCGCGCGGTGATCAGCACAGAGACATTTGTTTGATCCCATCTTCCGCACACGGAACCAATCCGGCATCCGCAGTAATGGCTGGGATGAAAGTAGTGGTTACCAAAGCAGATGAACACGGAAATATAGACGTAGAAGATCTTCGCGAGAAAGCCATTGCTCACAAAGATAATTTGGCAGCGCTAATGGTTACCTATCCGTCAACGCACGGCGTATACGAATCGGCCATACGCGAGATCACAGGGATCATTCACCAGTACGGTGGCCAAGTCTATATGGACGGAGCCAACATGAATGCCCAAGTAGCCTTGACCAATCCAGGGGCGATCGGTGCCGATGTGTGCCACTTGAACCTGCACAAGACCTTTGCGATTCCTCACGGAGGAGGAGGTCCGGGAGTGGGTCCTATCTGTGTGGCAGAACAATTGGTTCCTTTCTTACCGGGTAACCCCTTAATCGAAACTGGAGGGACTGAAGCGATCACACCGATCTCTGCAGCACCTTGGGGTTCTGCCTTGGCCTGTTTGATCAGTTACGCTTATATCTCCATGCTAGGTGAAAGCGGACTGCGCAAGTCCACCGAATATGCCATTTTGAACGCCAACTACATCAAAGAGCGTTTAAGCGGACATTATCAGACTCTATATACAGGAGAACAAGGAAGAGCCGCTCACGAGATGATCATAGATTGTCGTCCTTTTAAAGAGCACGGCATTGAAGTGACCGATATCGCCAAGCGACTTATGGACTACGGATTCCATGCTCCTACGGTATCGTTCCCGGTAGCAGGCACTATCATGATAGAGCCAACAGAGAGCGAAAGCAAGGCCGAATTAGACCGATTCTGCGATGCCATGATCTCTATCCGTAAAGAAATAGATGCAGCTTCTAAAGACGACGCGAACAATGTTTTAAAGAACGCGCCGCACACCTTGCAAATGGTTACTTCAGACAATTGGGAGTTCCCTTACAGCAGACAAGAAGCCGCATATCCTTTAGAGTATCTTACAGACAATAAATTCTGGCCAACCGTGCGCCGTGTTGACGATGCCTACGGAGACCGTAATTTGATCTGTACTTGCGCTCCGATAGAGGAATTTATGGAAGCATAA
- a CDS encoding sigma-70 family RNA polymerase sigma factor, whose protein sequence is MADNQIDATQWVARYSDYLFNYTIARVNDRDLAKDLISETFLAGLKSMENFKGDATERTWLVSILKRKIIDHYRKINSNKGKAEVRINYDDSETEGDWLEERVADKFDRTAEDQLENQELGTAIYDCLDGLNEKQRTIFRMKTMENFDTEAICNAFDITPSNLWVIIHRARKAMADCLENNWF, encoded by the coding sequence ATGGCAGACAATCAAATAGATGCAACCCAATGGGTGGCTCGGTATTCAGACTACCTTTTCAATTACACCATTGCCCGTGTAAACGACAGAGACCTGGCTAAAGACCTCATTAGTGAGACTTTTTTGGCAGGTCTGAAGTCTATGGAGAATTTTAAAGGAGATGCTACAGAGCGAACTTGGTTGGTGTCGATCTTAAAGCGCAAGATCATTGATCATTATCGCAAGATCAACTCCAACAAGGGCAAGGCCGAGGTGCGTATTAATTACGACGATAGCGAAACCGAAGGCGATTGGTTAGAAGAGCGCGTGGCAGATAAATTTGATCGCACTGCAGAAGATCAGTTGGAGAACCAGGAGTTAGGAACCGCGATCTACGATTGCCTGGATGGTCTAAATGAGAAGCAGCGAACAATATTCCGCATGAAGACCATGGAAAATTTTGATACAGAAGCAATTTGTAATGCTTTTGATATTACACCGTCTAACTTATGGGTGATCATCCACCGGGCTCGCAAGGCCATGGCAGATTGCCTTGAAAACAATTGGTTTTAG
- a CDS encoding SRPBCC family protein: MTRIELSTRIKGDIDTIFDLSRDIDFHMQTASHTQERAIGGTTSGLIGLNETVSWKGKHFGLWLNHTSKIVKLQRPYCFVDLMISGHFTYFVHKHEFQEVGDNVIMKDELLYKVPYGFLGRLLDRLLLKKHLTRFLEHRNKQLKKKIESTSFSAFQVQTTSLEQASA; the protein is encoded by the coding sequence ATGACCAGAATAGAACTCAGCACAAGAATTAAAGGCGATATAGACACCATATTCGATCTGTCTCGAGATATCGACTTTCATATGCAAACTGCCAGCCACACCCAAGAGCGTGCCATTGGAGGAACCACCTCTGGACTTATTGGCTTGAATGAGACCGTGAGCTGGAAAGGGAAGCACTTCGGATTGTGGTTAAATCACACCTCAAAAATTGTGAAACTGCAACGCCCGTATTGCTTTGTAGACCTCATGATAAGCGGACATTTCACCTATTTTGTGCACAAACACGAATTTCAAGAAGTTGGGGACAATGTAATAATGAAAGACGAACTACTTTATAAAGTACCCTATGGGTTCTTGGGGCGATTGTTAGATAGATTACTGCTTAAAAAGCACCTCACAAGATTCCTCGAACACAGAAATAAACAACTTAAAAAGAAGATCGAAAGTACTAGTTTCTCAGCCTTTCAGGTTCAAACCACAAGTCTGGAGCAAGCATCCGCCTAA
- a CDS encoding TIGR01777 family oxidoreductase, whose protein sequence is MLKNKTITIAGGTGFLGQVLVEYFKTRVKHIYVLSRNYRPNTENISYLLWDGESQGPWIAALESSEVLINLSGKSVDCRYTPKNKKAIIASRVASTRALGVAMHHCKTPPELWINASTGTIYEHSESTPMDENNGRLGNSFSEEVAKRWEKTFFDFYIKDVRQVAIRIAIVLGRKGGALQPIKAISKLGLGGQQGNGNQQISWLHEEDFARAVAFIITHPDQEGVFNLAAPLPIRNRHFMEKIRAILNVPLGINLPKPLLELGAALIKTETELLLKSRYVQPKRLLQAGFRHKFTSPELALKDLLT, encoded by the coding sequence ATGCTCAAAAATAAAACCATTACCATAGCCGGAGGCACTGGCTTTTTAGGGCAAGTGCTCGTTGAATATTTCAAGACTCGCGTAAAGCATATTTACGTGTTGAGTCGGAATTATCGGCCCAATACAGAAAACATAAGCTATTTGCTTTGGGACGGCGAATCACAAGGTCCTTGGATAGCTGCTTTGGAGTCTAGTGAGGTACTCATCAATTTGTCTGGAAAGTCGGTAGACTGTCGTTATACTCCAAAGAACAAAAAGGCGATCATAGCATCTCGAGTTGCCAGCACACGGGCTCTAGGTGTAGCAATGCACCATTGTAAAACCCCGCCAGAACTTTGGATCAACGCCTCTACCGGCACCATTTACGAACATTCGGAATCAACTCCCATGGACGAAAACAATGGCCGTTTAGGCAACAGCTTCTCCGAAGAAGTGGCAAAACGCTGGGAAAAGACCTTCTTCGATTTCTATATCAAAGATGTGCGCCAAGTCGCTATTCGGATAGCAATTGTCTTGGGCAGAAAAGGTGGAGCCTTACAACCTATCAAGGCCATAAGTAAACTCGGTCTTGGCGGTCAGCAAGGCAATGGAAACCAGCAGATCAGTTGGCTGCACGAGGAGGATTTTGCCAGAGCCGTAGCATTTATAATCACCCACCCAGACCAAGAAGGTGTATTCAACCTGGCGGCACCCCTACCCATTCGCAACCGACATTTTATGGAGAAGATCCGAGCTATTTTGAATGTACCTCTGGGTATAAACTTACCCAAACCATTATTAGAACTAGGCGCAGCCTTGATCAAGACAGAGACCGAACTGCTTCTAAAGAGCAGGTATGTACAACCCAAGCGGCTGCTTCAGGCCGGATTCCGACACAAATTCACCAGCCCTGAATTGGCGCTAAAAGACCTATTAACATGA
- a CDS encoding GbsR/MarR family transcriptional regulator, translating into MEFKEAKQKFISTWGSLGTLWGINKAMAQIHALLFIAPEPLSMEEIMEELEISRGNASMNLRGLIDWGIVYKVTKPGERREFFASEKDVNELARQIAKERSRREIEPTIKVLKEISSIDSNGSPANEEFIKQTKAMHELTENANALLGRIVSTEQNWVTKTIIKLFK; encoded by the coding sequence GTGGAATTTAAAGAAGCAAAGCAGAAATTTATCAGTACCTGGGGTTCCTTAGGAACGCTTTGGGGAATCAATAAGGCAATGGCTCAGATCCATGCCTTGCTCTTTATTGCTCCGGAGCCACTCTCTATGGAAGAGATTATGGAAGAACTGGAAATTTCTCGTGGGAATGCCAGTATGAACCTCAGAGGGCTGATCGATTGGGGAATCGTTTACAAGGTCACCAAACCCGGGGAACGCCGTGAGTTCTTTGCTAGTGAGAAAGACGTAAACGAATTGGCTAGGCAAATTGCCAAAGAGCGCAGCCGCCGTGAGATCGAACCCACTATCAAGGTACTCAAAGAGATATCCAGTATTGATTCTAACGGTAGCCCAGCCAATGAAGAATTCATAAAACAAACCAAAGCCATGCACGAACTAACCGAGAACGCCAATGCCCTTTTAGGCCGTATAGTAAGTACTGAGCAAAACTGGGTGACCAAGACGATCATTAAACTCTTTAAGTAA
- a CDS encoding M3 family metallopeptidase, producing the protein MSTANPLLQPFDAAPFDKIKPEHFSPAIKTLIAETHQEVKAITDQTETPTFLNTVVALERTGQQLGKVSSIFFNLNSAETNEEIQKIAQEISPLLSAFKNDLLLNKALFTRVKAVYDNKAQLELTAEDAMLLERQYQGFARNGANLNEADQQELRKIDAELAQKTLKFGEHVLAETNAYELHLTEESDLSGLPETAKAMAAAEANSRGKEGWVITLQYPSYIPFMTYADNRELRKELSLAFGAKAFKGNENDNQQLVLDIANLRHKRAQLLGYDTHAHFVLEDRMAKTPEAVTAFLEELKDKAKPAAQAEYDRLEQFAKELDGIDQLQKWDGAYYGEKLKKKLFDFDEEELKPYFELDKVIAGSFEVASRLFDLNFEPIDDVPVYHKDVKTYKVTDSKGNYISLFYADFHPRPGKRGGAWMTSYRPQQTVNGKNERPHVSIVCNFTPSTADKPSLLTFNEVTTLFHEFGHALHGMLANTTYSSLSGTSVLWDFVELPSQLMENWCYEQEALSLFAKHYQTGADIPMELIKKIKASATFNEGMQTLRQLSFGMLDMAWHGADPSSVKDVKSFEEAAFAPTKLYPATPETCMSTSFSHIFQGGYSAGYYSYKWAEVLDADAFSYFKSEGIFSRTVADKFKDFVLSQGGTQDPMELYVKFRGKKPDPKALLERAGLL; encoded by the coding sequence ATGAGTACAGCAAATCCATTGTTGCAGCCTTTTGACGCTGCTCCTTTTGATAAAATAAAACCCGAACATTTTAGCCCAGCCATTAAAACCTTGATTGCCGAAACGCATCAGGAGGTTAAGGCCATTACCGACCAAACGGAGACTCCCACCTTTTTAAATACCGTGGTAGCTCTGGAGCGTACCGGTCAGCAATTGGGCAAAGTGAGTTCTATTTTCTTCAATCTGAACAGTGCAGAAACCAATGAAGAGATCCAAAAGATCGCTCAAGAGATCTCTCCACTCTTATCAGCCTTTAAGAACGACCTGCTGCTGAACAAAGCTTTGTTTACACGAGTAAAAGCAGTTTACGACAATAAAGCGCAGTTGGAATTGACTGCGGAGGATGCCATGCTTTTGGAGCGTCAATATCAGGGCTTTGCCAGAAATGGAGCTAACCTCAACGAAGCCGATCAGCAGGAACTCAGAAAAATAGATGCCGAACTCGCTCAAAAGACCTTAAAGTTTGGAGAGCACGTTTTGGCAGAGACGAACGCTTATGAGTTGCACCTCACTGAGGAATCTGACTTGAGCGGTTTGCCAGAAACAGCTAAGGCCATGGCTGCTGCGGAGGCTAATTCTCGCGGCAAGGAAGGCTGGGTGATCACCCTACAGTACCCCAGTTATATTCCGTTTATGACCTATGCAGACAATAGGGAGCTGCGCAAAGAATTATCCTTGGCCTTTGGTGCCAAGGCTTTTAAAGGCAATGAGAACGACAACCAGCAATTGGTATTAGACATAGCTAATCTGCGTCATAAGCGAGCACAATTGTTGGGCTATGACACTCATGCCCACTTTGTGTTAGAAGACCGCATGGCCAAAACCCCAGAAGCGGTCACAGCCTTTTTAGAGGAATTAAAAGACAAGGCCAAACCTGCAGCACAAGCAGAATACGATCGTTTGGAGCAGTTTGCTAAAGAACTGGACGGTATAGATCAGTTACAAAAATGGGACGGTGCTTATTACGGCGAAAAGCTCAAGAAAAAACTCTTTGACTTTGACGAGGAAGAACTCAAGCCCTACTTTGAATTAGACAAGGTTATTGCCGGTTCTTTTGAGGTGGCTTCTCGTTTGTTCGATCTGAATTTTGAGCCTATCGATGATGTACCGGTCTATCATAAAGATGTAAAAACCTATAAGGTCACGGACAGCAAAGGGAATTATATCTCTTTGTTCTATGCGGATTTCCACCCGAGACCCGGTAAGCGAGGCGGTGCTTGGATGACCAGTTACCGTCCGCAGCAAACCGTGAACGGCAAGAACGAAAGACCACATGTGTCTATAGTGTGCAACTTTACGCCTTCAACAGCAGACAAGCCTTCACTTTTGACTTTCAATGAGGTGACTACCCTATTCCACGAATTTGGACACGCCCTGCACGGCATGTTGGCCAACACCACCTACAGCAGTTTGTCCGGAACTAGTGTTTTATGGGACTTTGTGGAGCTACCCAGCCAGCTTATGGAAAACTGGTGCTACGAGCAAGAAGCTTTGTCGCTCTTTGCCAAGCATTACCAAACTGGAGCAGATATTCCTATGGAGCTCATTAAAAAGATCAAGGCCAGCGCCACCTTTAACGAGGGTATGCAAACCTTGCGTCAACTGAGCTTTGGTATGTTAGATATGGCCTGGCATGGAGCAGATCCAAGCAGTGTAAAAGATGTGAAGTCTTTTGAAGAAGCCGCTTTTGCTCCTACAAAACTGTATCCGGCTACGCCTGAGACCTGTATGAGTACATCTTTCAGCCATATTTTTCAAGGCGGATATTCTGCGGGTTATTACAGCTATAAGTGGGCCGAGGTATTGGACGCTGATGCGTTCAGTTACTTTAAGTCGGAGGGTATCTTTAGCAGAACCGTTGCCGATAAGTTCAAGGACTTTGTACTGTCTCAAGGTGGCACTCAAGACCCGATGGAACTCTATGTAAAATTCCGCGGCAAGAAACCAGATCCTAAAGCGCTGTTGGAGCGCGCCGGTTTACTTTAA
- the purE gene encoding 5-(carboxyamino)imidazole ribonucleotide mutase, whose protein sequence is MSKVGIIMGSTSDLPVMQEAIDILAGFDIQVEVDIVSAHRTPDKLFDYGKHAHERGFSVIIAGAGGAAHLPGMIASLSPLPVIGVPVKSRNSIDGWDSVLSILQMPGGVPVATVALDGAKNAGILAAQIIGAHDKCVLDKIIAYKEGLKIKVEEGAKSLKEK, encoded by the coding sequence ATGAGTAAAGTAGGAATCATAATGGGCAGCACCAGTGACCTGCCGGTAATGCAAGAAGCCATTGATATTTTGGCTGGATTTGACATTCAAGTTGAAGTGGACATAGTATCCGCACACAGAACACCAGACAAACTTTTTGACTACGGAAAACATGCGCACGAGCGCGGCTTTTCAGTGATCATTGCCGGAGCTGGAGGTGCAGCGCACTTACCAGGGATGATCGCTTCCCTATCACCACTACCAGTTATTGGCGTACCTGTAAAATCAAGAAACTCTATTGACGGTTGGGATTCGGTGCTATCCATCTTGCAAATGCCCGGCGGCGTACCTGTTGCTACTGTAGCCTTAGACGGTGCCAAAAATGCAGGGATCCTTGCAGCCCAGATCATCGGAGCTCATGACAAATGTGTGTTGGATAAGATCATTGCCTATAAAGAAGGTCTAAAGATCAAAGTAGAAGAAGGTGCCAAATCTTTGAAGGAAAAATAA
- the purK gene encoding 5-(carboxyamino)imidazole ribonucleotide synthase, giving the protein MTDYFSTNFTLGILGGGQLGKMLLYDTRKFDIKTKVLDPSAEAPCRISCDTFVQGDLMDFDTVYNFGKDVDVLTIEIEGVNLDALEKLESEGVKTYPQAATLRNIQNKGVQKDFYAAHEIPTAPYKRFESTEEAKSWVAANNWELPFVWKSCVGGYDGMGVKIVRELSDLDALANVPCIAEKMVPFKNELAVIVARSANGEAVSYPVVEMEFHPEANQVEYVICPARIDDAVAKKAREVALKASAAFGHVGLLAVELFQTEDDQILVNEVAPRPHNSGHYSIEASFTNQFEQHLRAVLGLPLGNTDSKVGGIMVNLVGAEGHTGQVRYENIAEIMALPGVTPHIYGKKMTRPFRKMGHVTITNENLAEARRIAQEVKEKIRVISSHE; this is encoded by the coding sequence ATGACCGATTATTTCTCTACAAACTTCACTTTAGGTATTCTAGGCGGAGGACAACTGGGTAAAATGCTCCTGTATGACACCCGCAAATTCGACATTAAAACAAAAGTATTGGACCCTAGCGCTGAGGCGCCTTGCCGCATTTCTTGTGACACTTTTGTTCAAGGCGATCTGATGGATTTTGATACGGTTTACAACTTCGGAAAAGATGTGGACGTGCTCACCATTGAGATAGAAGGTGTGAATCTGGACGCTCTGGAAAAGCTAGAATCAGAAGGTGTTAAAACCTATCCGCAGGCCGCAACGCTAAGAAATATTCAAAACAAAGGCGTACAAAAAGACTTTTATGCTGCACATGAAATTCCAACAGCGCCCTATAAACGTTTTGAATCTACTGAGGAGGCCAAAAGCTGGGTAGCTGCCAACAATTGGGAGCTTCCATTTGTTTGGAAAAGCTGTGTGGGCGGTTATGACGGTATGGGAGTCAAGATAGTTCGTGAATTGAGTGATCTGGACGCTTTGGCCAATGTACCTTGTATTGCAGAAAAGATGGTTCCTTTCAAAAATGAACTCGCTGTGATCGTAGCGCGTTCTGCCAATGGCGAAGCTGTGAGCTACCCTGTGGTGGAGATGGAATTCCATCCGGAGGCCAATCAGGTAGAGTATGTGATCTGCCCGGCTCGTATTGACGACGCCGTTGCAAAGAAGGCGCGTGAAGTCGCTCTAAAAGCATCCGCAGCCTTTGGTCATGTTGGACTTTTGGCCGTAGAACTCTTCCAAACAGAGGACGATCAGATCTTGGTCAACGAAGTGGCGCCTCGCCCACACAATAGTGGTCACTACAGTATAGAGGCGAGCTTTACCAATCAATTCGAACAACACCTGCGCGCCGTGCTCGGTTTGCCATTAGGGAATACAGACAGCAAGGTTGGCGGAATTATGGTTAACTTGGTAGGAGCCGAAGGGCATACCGGCCAGGTACGCTATGAAAATATTGCGGAGATTATGGCATTGCCTGGGGTAACCCCTCATATTTATGGCAAAAAGATGACCCGCCCTTTTAGAAAGATGGGCCATGTGACCATCACCAACGAGAATCTGGCCGAGGCCAGACGCATCGCTCAAGAAGTAAAAGAAAAAATACGCGTAATAAGCAGTCATGAGTAA
- a CDS encoding adenylate kinase: MITLGDKQFEKYLSATDVQHAVNGVAVRIGDDFKDKNPVFLVVLNGAFFFAADLIQRFTYPCELSFIKVASYEGLHSSGDISTVMGAEPSLKGRHVIVVEDIVDSGNTIEAIIEILNQEQVASYAIASLFYKPEAYLKSFPLDYVGMEIEDRFIVGYGLDYNGLGRNLKDIYILKAQQMTNLVLFGPPGAGKGTQAALIKDRYELVHISTGDVFRYNMKNNTELGQAAKAYMDRGDLVPDSLTIDMLRAEVEKNPQAKGFIFDGFPRTEAQAAALDELLESMNSSVSGCVALEVDTEILVERLLERGKTSGRADDQDESKIRNRFDEYNEKTAVLKDYYRKQDKFHAVDGVGSIDEITARLTAVIDQL, translated from the coding sequence TTGATCACTCTAGGAGATAAGCAATTTGAAAAGTATTTGTCTGCAACGGATGTGCAGCATGCTGTAAACGGTGTGGCGGTGCGAATTGGAGACGATTTTAAAGATAAGAACCCAGTTTTTCTTGTGGTTTTGAATGGTGCTTTTTTCTTTGCTGCGGATCTAATCCAGCGTTTTACCTATCCTTGTGAGCTCAGCTTTATAAAAGTTGCCAGTTATGAAGGGCTGCACAGTTCTGGAGATATCTCTACAGTTATGGGTGCTGAGCCTTCTCTGAAAGGAAGACATGTTATCGTGGTAGAAGACATAGTGGATTCTGGCAACACCATTGAGGCAATTATTGAAATACTGAATCAGGAGCAGGTAGCTAGTTATGCTATAGCTTCGCTTTTCTATAAACCCGAAGCTTACTTAAAATCCTTTCCATTGGATTATGTAGGGATGGAAATAGAGGACCGTTTCATTGTTGGATACGGCTTGGACTACAACGGCTTGGGCAGAAACTTAAAGGACATTTACATTTTAAAAGCACAACAAATGACAAATCTCGTATTGTTTGGCCCTCCGGGAGCCGGAAAAGGAACACAAGCCGCATTGATCAAAGATCGTTACGAGCTGGTACACATCTCTACCGGAGACGTATTCCGTTACAATATGAAGAACAATACCGAGCTGGGACAAGCTGCAAAGGCCTATATGGACCGAGGCGACTTGGTACCCGATTCTTTGACTATAGATATGCTGCGTGCAGAAGTGGAGAAGAACCCACAGGCTAAAGGCTTTATTTTTGATGGATTCCCAAGAACCGAAGCGCAAGCTGCCGCCTTGGATGAGCTTTTGGAAAGCATGAATTCTTCGGTAAGTGGCTGTGTAGCCTTAGAGGTAGACACTGAGATCTTGGTGGAACGTTTGTTGGAACGCGGTAAGACCAGCGGTCGTGCAGACGATCAGGATGAATCTAAGATCCGCAACCGTTTTGACGAATACAACGAAAAAACAGCGGTTTTAAAAGACTACTACCGCAAACAAGATAAGTTCCACGCTGTAGACGGCGTAGGTTCTATCGACGAGATCACCGCACGCTTAACAGCCGTGATCGATCAGTTATAA